In Flavobacterium sp. WV_118_3, one DNA window encodes the following:
- a CDS encoding helix-turn-helix domain-containing protein gives MAKRKENSTNMLNENYIVESCNLTYAVCKIGGRWKLLILCRLENGKLRFSELRNQITGITERMLTLQLRELEKEGLVKRTVHAQVPPRVDYELTDIAQELVPIWSQLSQWAEKHKALLLKNELV, from the coding sequence ATGGCGAAAAGAAAGGAAAATTCAACCAATATGTTGAATGAGAATTATATAGTGGAAAGTTGTAATCTGACGTATGCCGTATGTAAAATCGGAGGCCGGTGGAAGTTGTTAATCCTTTGTCGACTGGAAAATGGGAAATTGCGTTTTAGTGAATTGCGCAATCAAATCACGGGAATTACGGAGCGTATGCTTACGTTACAACTCCGTGAATTGGAAAAAGAAGGCCTGGTCAAAAGAACCGTTCATGCCCAGGTTCCACCACGGGTAGATTATGAGTTGACCGATATTGCTCAGGAATTGGTTCCGATATGGAGTCAATTGAGCCAATGGGCCGAAAAGCATAAAGCATTACTTCTCAAAAACGAACTTGTTTAA